The Streptomyces aurantiacus genome includes a region encoding these proteins:
- a CDS encoding ABC transporter permease, with the protein MAATQVVRSEWTKIRSVASTVWTLSLAAVVTVVLGVLISLLSKNEFDKLSPKDRLSFDPTFISFAGMSLGQLAMIVFGVLVVSNEYSTGMIRTSLSAVPQRGTFLFSKIAVATGLAFLVALVTSFVAFFLGQAMLGSHRASIGDPGVLRAVIGGGLYMTLIAVFSMGVATMLRSPMLSLGILMPFFFLISAILGNVSATKKIGQYLPDQAGSKIMQVVTPVDDEVPYGPWGGLGIMVLWVVLAVAGGYVLLKRRDA; encoded by the coding sequence ATGGCCGCGACGCAGGTCGTCCGCTCCGAGTGGACCAAGATCCGGTCCGTGGCGTCCACGGTGTGGACGCTGAGTCTCGCCGCCGTGGTGACCGTCGTGCTCGGCGTGCTGATCTCGCTGCTGTCCAAGAACGAGTTCGACAAGTTGAGCCCGAAGGACCGGCTCTCCTTCGACCCCACGTTCATCAGCTTCGCGGGAATGAGCCTCGGTCAGCTGGCGATGATCGTGTTCGGCGTGCTGGTGGTGTCCAACGAGTACAGCACCGGCATGATCCGCACCTCGCTCTCCGCCGTCCCGCAGCGCGGCACGTTCCTCTTCAGCAAGATCGCGGTGGCGACCGGGCTCGCCTTCCTCGTCGCCCTCGTGACCAGTTTCGTCGCGTTCTTCCTCGGCCAGGCGATGCTCGGCTCCCACCGGGCGTCGATCGGCGACCCGGGCGTGCTGCGCGCGGTCATCGGCGGCGGTCTCTACATGACCCTCATCGCGGTCTTCTCGATGGGCGTCGCCACGATGCTCCGCAGTCCGATGCTCTCCCTCGGCATCCTGATGCCGTTCTTCTTCCTCATCTCCGCCATCCTCGGCAACGTCTCGGCCACCAAGAAGATCGGCCAGTACCTGCCCGACCAGGCGGGCAGCAAGATCATGCAGGTGGTGACCCCGGTCGACGACGAGGTGCCGTACGGGCCCTGGGGCGGCCTCGGGATCATGGTGCTGTGGGTGGTCCTCGCGGTGGCCGGCGGGTATGTGCTGCTCAAGAGGAGAGACGCGTAG
- the scy gene encoding polarized growth protein Scy, with product MRGYERQEREPAADVDHLSRFEAEMERLKTEREKAVQHAEDLGYQVEVLRAKLHEARRALATRPAYDSADIGYQAEQMLRNAQIQADQLRQDAERELSQARAQTQRILQEHAEQAARLQAELHQEAVTRRQQLDQELSERRQSVESHVNENVAWAEQLRARSEQQARRLVDESRTEAEQALTAARAEAERVAAEARQRLQSDAEQARAEAEALLRRARTDAERLLNAASTQAQEAADHAEQLRTSTASDSDNARRQAGELSRAAEQRIQEAEAALREARAEAEKVLTEAKEAAAKALSSAESANEQRTRTAKEQVARLVSEATKEAEATKSEAEQAVADARTKAEKIIAEAEENARSLTAEETASQLSKAARTAEDVLNKASEEAKSTTKAASEEAERIRAEAEAEADRLRAEAHDIAEQLKGTAKDDTKEYRAKTVELQEEARRLRGDAEQLRADANAEGERIRSEARREAVQQIEEAAKTAEELLSKAKADADELRSNATTESQRVRTEAIERATTLRRQAEETLERTRAEAERHRAEAVEQSEEIQADAERAARELHEDTERAIAARQAEAAEGLARLHTEAEERLASAEQALTDARAQAERIRREAAEEIDRLRGEAAERIRTLQAQAETEAERLRTEAAADASASRAEGESIAVRLRSEAAAEAERLKSEAQDSADRVRAEAQAAAERLATEAAEALSAAQEEAARRRREAEELLGAARQEADQERERAREQSEELLASARKRVEEAQTEAVRLVEEADRRATEMVSAAEQTAQQVRDSVAGLHEQAQEEITGLRSAAEHVAERMRTEAQQEADRVRADAYAERERASEDGNRIRREAQEASEAAKSLAERTVSEAIAESERLRSDASEYVQRARTEASDAIASAEQDASRSRADAREDANRIRSDAATQADTLLTETTSEVERLIAETNQEAERVRAESVAKAEKLISDATGDAERLRAEAADTVGSAQQHAERVRSEAQRVKAEAAAEADRLMSNARDEADDTLDKARKEANKRRSEAAEQVDKLITETTAEADKLLSESQQSAHKTTADAETQADSMVGAARNEAERLLSEATVEGNSLVERARTDADELLVGARRDATAIRERAEELRDRITSEIEDLHDRARRESAETMKAAGDRCDALIKAAEDQLREAEAKAKDLVSEANSEAGKVRIAAVKKAEGLLKEAEQKKAALISEAEAIRSEAVREARAAVEEGRRELEVLVRRREDINAEISRVQDVLEALESFEAPSSTKDGGVKAGAAAGATRSGGKPSEG from the coding sequence GTGCGGGGCTACGAACGCCAGGAGCGAGAGCCGGCGGCTGACGTCGACCACCTCTCTCGGTTCGAGGCCGAGATGGAACGGCTGAAGACCGAGCGGGAGAAGGCCGTCCAGCACGCCGAGGACCTCGGCTATCAGGTCGAGGTGCTGCGCGCCAAGCTGCACGAGGCGCGGCGCGCTCTGGCGACCCGGCCTGCCTACGACAGCGCCGACATCGGCTACCAGGCCGAGCAGATGCTCCGTAACGCGCAGATCCAGGCAGATCAGCTGCGCCAGGACGCCGAGCGGGAGCTGAGCCAGGCCCGCGCGCAGACGCAGCGCATCCTCCAGGAGCACGCCGAGCAGGCCGCCCGGCTCCAGGCCGAGCTGCACCAGGAGGCGGTCACCCGCCGCCAGCAGCTCGACCAGGAGCTGTCCGAGCGCCGGCAGAGCGTCGAGTCCCACGTCAACGAGAACGTGGCATGGGCCGAGCAGCTGCGGGCCCGCAGCGAGCAGCAGGCCCGTCGGCTGGTCGACGAGTCGCGCACGGAGGCCGAGCAGGCCCTGACCGCGGCCCGCGCGGAGGCCGAGCGGGTCGCCGCCGAGGCCCGCCAGCGGTTGCAGAGCGACGCCGAGCAGGCCCGCGCGGAGGCCGAGGCGCTGCTGCGCCGGGCCCGCACCGACGCGGAGCGGCTCCTGAACGCGGCGTCGACGCAGGCCCAGGAGGCCGCCGACCACGCCGAGCAGCTGCGCACCTCGACCGCGTCCGACTCGGACAACGCCCGCCGCCAGGCCGGCGAGCTGAGCCGCGCCGCCGAGCAGCGCATCCAGGAGGCCGAGGCGGCTCTGCGCGAGGCGCGGGCCGAGGCGGAGAAGGTCCTCACCGAGGCCAAGGAGGCCGCCGCCAAGGCGCTCTCCAGCGCCGAGTCGGCGAACGAGCAGCGCACCCGCACGGCCAAGGAACAGGTCGCCCGGCTGGTCAGCGAGGCCACCAAGGAGGCCGAGGCCACCAAGTCCGAGGCCGAGCAGGCCGTCGCGGACGCCCGTACCAAGGCCGAGAAGATCATCGCGGAGGCCGAGGAGAACGCCCGCAGCCTCACCGCCGAGGAGACCGCCTCCCAGCTGTCCAAGGCGGCCCGTACGGCCGAGGACGTGCTGAACAAGGCGTCCGAGGAAGCCAAGTCGACCACCAAGGCCGCGTCCGAGGAGGCCGAGCGGATCCGCGCCGAGGCCGAGGCCGAGGCGGACCGGCTGCGCGCCGAGGCGCACGACATCGCCGAACAGCTCAAGGGCACGGCGAAGGACGACACCAAGGAGTACCGCGCCAAGACGGTCGAGCTGCAGGAGGAGGCGCGCCGGCTGCGCGGCGACGCCGAGCAGCTGCGCGCGGACGCCAACGCCGAGGGCGAGCGGATCCGCTCCGAGGCCCGGCGCGAGGCCGTCCAGCAGATCGAGGAGGCGGCCAAGACCGCCGAGGAGCTGCTCTCCAAGGCGAAGGCCGACGCGGACGAGCTGCGGTCGAACGCGACGACGGAGAGCCAGCGGGTCCGCACCGAGGCCATCGAGCGGGCGACCACACTGCGCCGCCAGGCCGAGGAGACCCTGGAGCGCACCCGCGCGGAGGCCGAGCGGCACCGGGCGGAGGCCGTCGAGCAGTCCGAGGAGATCCAGGCGGACGCCGAGCGGGCCGCCCGTGAACTGCACGAGGACACCGAGCGGGCCATAGCGGCCCGGCAGGCCGAGGCCGCCGAGGGGCTGGCCCGGCTGCACACGGAGGCGGAGGAGCGTCTCGCCTCCGCCGAGCAGGCGCTGACCGACGCGCGCGCACAGGCCGAGCGGATCCGCCGTGAGGCCGCCGAGGAGATCGACCGGCTGCGCGGCGAGGCCGCCGAGCGGATCCGTACGCTCCAGGCGCAGGCCGAGACGGAGGCCGAGCGCCTTCGCACGGAGGCCGCCGCCGACGCGTCCGCGTCACGTGCCGAGGGCGAGTCGATCGCCGTGCGGCTGCGTTCGGAGGCCGCTGCGGAGGCCGAGCGGCTGAAGTCGGAGGCACAGGACAGCGCCGACCGCGTACGGGCGGAGGCGCAGGCCGCCGCCGAGCGCCTCGCCACGGAGGCCGCGGAGGCCCTGTCCGCGGCCCAGGAGGAGGCGGCCCGGCGTCGCCGCGAGGCCGAGGAGCTTCTCGGCGCCGCGCGCCAGGAGGCCGACCAGGAGCGCGAGCGGGCGCGCGAGCAGAGCGAGGAGCTGCTGGCCTCGGCGCGCAAGCGCGTGGAGGAGGCCCAGACCGAGGCTGTTCGGCTGGTGGAGGAGGCGGACCGCCGGGCGACCGAGATGGTGTCGGCCGCCGAGCAGACCGCGCAGCAGGTGCGGGACTCCGTGGCCGGGCTGCACGAGCAGGCCCAGGAGGAGATCACCGGCCTGCGCAGCGCCGCCGAGCACGTGGCGGAGCGCATGCGCACGGAGGCGCAGCAGGAGGCCGACCGGGTCCGCGCCGACGCGTACGCGGAGCGGGAGCGGGCGAGCGAGGACGGCAACCGGATCCGGCGCGAGGCGCAGGAGGCGTCGGAGGCCGCCAAGTCCCTCGCGGAGCGCACGGTCTCGGAGGCGATCGCCGAGTCCGAGCGGTTGCGTTCGGACGCGTCGGAGTACGTCCAGCGGGCGCGCACGGAGGCTTCGGACGCCATCGCGTCGGCCGAGCAGGACGCCTCGCGTTCCCGGGCCGACGCCCGGGAGGACGCCAACCGCATCCGGTCGGACGCGGCGACACAGGCGGACACCCTCCTCACGGAGACGACGTCCGAGGTGGAGCGGCTCATCGCGGAGACGAACCAGGAGGCGGAGCGCGTCCGCGCCGAGTCCGTGGCGAAGGCCGAGAAGCTGATCTCGGACGCGACGGGCGACGCGGAGCGGCTGCGCGCCGAGGCGGCCGACACGGTCGGTTCCGCGCAGCAGCACGCCGAGCGGGTCCGTTCGGAGGCGCAGCGCGTCAAGGCCGAGGCCGCCGCGGAGGCCGACCGGCTCATGTCGAACGCCCGCGACGAGGCCGACGACACGCTGGACAAGGCGCGCAAGGAAGCCAACAAGCGGCGGTCCGAGGCGGCCGAGCAGGTCGACAAGCTGATCACGGAGACGACCGCGGAGGCGGACAAGCTCCTCTCGGAGTCGCAGCAGAGCGCGCACAAGACGACCGCCGACGCGGAGACGCAGGCCGACTCGATGGTGGGCGCGGCTCGCAACGAGGCGGAGCGGCTGCTCTCCGAGGCGACGGTCGAGGGCAACTCGCTGGTGGAGCGGGCCAGGACGGACGCGGACGAGCTGCTGGTCGGCGCGCGCCGGGACGCCACGGCCATAAGGGAGCGCGCCGAGGAGCTGCGTGACCGGATCACCAGCGAGATCGAGGATCTGCACGACCGGGCCCGCCGGGAGTCCGCCGAGACGATGAAGGCGGCGGGCGACCGCTGCGACGCGCTCATCAAGGCCGCCGAGGACCAGCTGAGGGAAGCCGAGGCGAAGGCCAAGGACCTGGTGTCGGAGGCCAACTCCGAAGCGGGCAAGGTCCGTATCGCCGCCGTGAAGAAGGCGGAGGGGCTCCTCAAGGAGGCCGAGCAGAAGAAGGCCGCGCTCATCTCCGAGGCCGAGGCGATCAGGTCCGAGGCGGTCCGTGAGGCGCGGGCCGCGGTCGAGGAGGGCAGGCGCGAGCTGGAGGTGCTGGTCCGGCGCCGCGAGGACATCAATGCCGAGATCTCCCGTGTCCAGGACGTCCTTGAGGCGTTGGAGTCGTTTGAGGCCCCGTCGAGCACGAAGGACGGGGGCGTCAAGGCGGGCGCTGCGGCCGGTGCGACTCGTTCGGGTGGGAAGCCGTCGGAGGGCTAG
- a CDS encoding cellulose-binding protein yields MSDTSPYGFELVRRGYDRAQVDERISKLVSDRDSALARITALEKRIEELHLETQNAQAQVSDAEPSYAGLGARVEKILRLAEEEAKDLREEARRAAEQHRELAESAAQQVRNDAESFSADRKSKAEDEGVRIVEKAKSDASQLRQEATKDAQSKREEADALFEETRAKAAQAAADFETNLAKRREQSERDLASRQAKAEKRLAEIEHRAEQLRLEAEKLRTDAERRARQTVETAQRQAEDIVADANAKADRIRSESERELAALTNRRDSINAQLTNVREMLATLTGAAVAAAGSPAEDEPITRGVPAQQSR; encoded by the coding sequence ATGAGCGACACTTCCCCCTACGGCTTCGAGCTTGTGCGGCGTGGGTACGACCGCGCTCAGGTGGACGAACGCATTTCGAAGCTCGTCTCCGACCGTGACAGCGCTCTGGCCCGTATCACTGCTCTCGAGAAGCGCATCGAGGAACTTCATCTCGAAACGCAGAACGCCCAGGCCCAGGTAAGCGACGCCGAGCCGTCGTACGCCGGCCTCGGCGCGCGCGTCGAGAAGATCCTCCGCCTCGCCGAGGAGGAGGCCAAGGACCTGCGCGAGGAGGCCCGTCGCGCGGCGGAACAGCACCGTGAGCTCGCCGAGTCGGCGGCCCAGCAGGTGCGCAACGACGCAGAATCGTTCTCTGCGGACCGCAAGTCCAAGGCCGAGGACGAGGGCGTCCGGATCGTCGAGAAGGCCAAGTCCGACGCCTCCCAGCTGCGCCAGGAGGCGACGAAGGACGCGCAGTCGAAGCGTGAGGAGGCGGACGCCCTCTTCGAGGAGACCCGTGCGAAGGCCGCGCAGGCCGCCGCCGACTTCGAGACGAACCTCGCCAAGCGCCGTGAGCAGTCCGAGCGTGACCTGGCCTCGCGTCAGGCCAAGGCCGAGAAGCGTCTCGCGGAGATCGAGCACCGTGCGGAGCAGCTGCGCCTGGAGGCCGAGAAGCTGCGTACGGACGCCGAGCGCCGCGCCCGTCAGACGGTGGAGACGGCTCAGCGCCAGGCCGAGGACATCGTGGCCGACGCGAACGCCAAGGCGGACCGGATCCGTTCGGAGTCCGAGCGCGAGCTGGCGGCCCTCACGAACCGCCGCGACTCGATCAACGCCCAGCTGACGAACGTGCGCGAGATGCTGGCGACGCTCACCGGTGCGGCCGTGGCCGCCGCCGGGTCGCCCGCCGAGGACGAGCCGATCACCCGTGGGGTGCCGGCTCAGCAGTCCCGATAG
- a CDS encoding ABC transporter ATP-binding protein, producing MIELEGLTKRYGEKMAVNQLTFAVRPGVVTGFLGPNGAGKSTTMRMMLGLDRPTAGDVRIDGQHYDRLKDPLKYIGGLLDAKAMHGGRSAFNHLLCLAQSNGIPRSRVHEVLDTVGLTAVAKKKAKGFSLGMGQRLGIAGALLGDPRILMFDEPVNGLDPEGIHWIRNLMKSLAAQGRTVFVSSHLMSEMALTADHLVVIGQGRLLADTSMAGFIRENSRSYVRIRSPQRESLLDVLHSAGVTVVETGNGTLEVDGSKSEHIGELAAQHGIVLHELSPQQASLEEAFMQLTAESVEYHAHADTPLAAAPPPPPGEQRGPRWGTDWKKG from the coding sequence ATGATCGAGCTCGAGGGGCTGACCAAGCGGTACGGCGAGAAGATGGCGGTGAACCAGCTGACGTTCGCCGTGCGGCCCGGGGTCGTCACCGGGTTCCTCGGGCCGAACGGCGCCGGGAAGTCCACGACGATGCGGATGATGCTCGGCCTCGACCGGCCGACCGCGGGTGACGTCCGGATCGACGGGCAGCACTACGACCGCCTCAAGGATCCGCTGAAGTACATCGGGGGTCTCCTCGACGCCAAGGCCATGCACGGCGGCCGCAGTGCCTTCAACCACCTCCTGTGCCTCGCGCAGAGCAACGGCATCCCGAGGTCGCGGGTGCACGAGGTCCTCGACACCGTCGGTCTCACGGCGGTGGCGAAGAAGAAGGCGAAGGGCTTCTCCCTCGGTATGGGGCAGCGGCTCGGCATCGCGGGCGCACTGCTCGGCGACCCGCGGATCCTGATGTTCGACGAGCCGGTCAACGGGCTCGACCCCGAGGGCATCCACTGGATCCGCAACCTGATGAAGTCCCTCGCCGCCCAGGGCCGTACGGTCTTCGTCTCCTCGCACCTGATGAGCGAGATGGCGCTGACGGCCGACCACCTCGTCGTGATCGGTCAGGGCCGGCTGCTCGCGGACACCTCCATGGCCGGCTTCATCCGGGAGAACTCCCGGTCGTACGTGCGGATCCGGTCGCCTCAGCGGGAATCGCTGCTCGACGTGCTGCACTCGGCGGGGGTCACGGTCGTCGAGACGGGCAACGGGACGCTGGAGGTGGACGGTTCGAAGTCGGAGCACATCGGTGAGCTCGCCGCACAGCACGGGATCGTGCTGCACGAGCTGAGCCCCCAGCAGGCCTCGCTGGAGGAGGCGTTCATGCAGCTGACGGCGGAGTCGGTGGAGTACCACGCGCACGCCGACACGCCGCTCGCCGCCGCGCCGCCGCCCCCTCCCGGCGAGCAGCGGGGACCGCGGTGGGGCACCGACTGGAAGAAGGGCTGA